One window of the Montipora foliosa isolate CH-2021 chromosome 4, ASM3666993v2, whole genome shotgun sequence genome contains the following:
- the LOC137999061 gene encoding uncharacterized protein, whose product MKQEMGIMRALLLVVATLVHAVSVTAVPYGGYSKVYRLDVTQDVTLERASRNFNYLRYLIVAWHPGFPNKRSLVQFENPPTICKPYQIESATMFLYYEYSHKASYETEESVPFINRILELHLMKKSWREAQATSSHRLSGVVWSSPGVGLDGTDAEANPVGGTVTISRYTRKGFVRFDVTDAVRRWRYGTPNYGLVIRAKNERERGRDVRFTSNASRDASKHAYILLKCKGTLPKISVSATLKPPL is encoded by the coding sequence atgaaacaagaaatgGGCATAATGCGGGCATTGTTGCTTGTAGTAGCGACACTCGTTCACGCTGTTAGTGTCACAGCTGTGCCATATGGCGGGTATAGTAAGGTTTACAGGCTTGATGTGACCCAAGATGTCACACTGGAACGTGCAAGCAGGAACTTCAACTATTTGCGGTACCTCATCGTGGCCTGGCATCCAGGATTTCCGAACAAACGATCCCTGGTGCAGTTTGAGAATCCGCCTACCATTTGCAAACCTTATCAGATTGAATCTGCCACGATGTTCCTGTATTACGAATATTCCCATAAGGCGAGCTATGAGACTGAAGAATCTGTCCCTTTCATTAATCGGATTTTGGAGCTGCATTTAATGAAGAAGTCCTGGAGAGAGGCTCAGGCGACTAGCTCTCATCGCCTTTCGGGTGTTGTTTGGTCATCGCCAGGAGTTGGTCTGGATGGTACTGATGCTGAAGCTAATCCAGTTGGGGGAACAGTTACAATATCCCGCTATACCCGGAAGGGTTTCGTGAGGTTTGATGTCACCGATGCAGTTAGACGCTGGAGATACGGAACGCCTAATTACGGACTGGTAATTCGCGCAAAAAACGAAAGAGAAAGAGGCAGAGATGTCCGATTTACGAGCAACGCCAGTCGTGATGCATCTAAGCACGCCTATATTCTTTTAAAATGTAAGGGAACCCTGCCGAAGATTTCTGTATCAGCTACCTTAAAGCCACCTTTGTAA
- the LOC138001088 gene encoding uncharacterized protein, translating to MEPHRNLVYDRYLFWTRDQQEDETIDSWLTDLRTKASRCELGSADVNDTIIRDKIEFGVRSEHVKMTLLKERDLNLSTTVEICRVDEVAKKQFQRMREESLPSGGNIDVIQGQRQPKRVVLSPQQGSQWQGMCHYCGSSHPYGQCPAYGKTCTNCNKKHHFARVCMSHNSVVPRKSLNTLQTDYIKAGCPM from the coding sequence ATGGAACCTCACCGGAATTTGGTGTATGACAGATACCTTTTCTGGACTAGAGATCAACAAGAGGATGAAACAATCGACTCCTGGCTAACAGATCTGCGAACAAAGGCAAGTCGATGTGAACTTGGTTCTGCTGATGTGAATGACACGATAATTCGAGACAAAATTGAATTTGGAGTTCGAAGTGAGCATGTAAAGATGACACTCCTGAAAGAAAGAGATCTGAATTTAAGCACTACCGTTGAGATTTGTCGAGTAGATGAGGTGGCAAAGAAGCAATTTCAGCGCATGAGAGAAGAAAGCCTGCCGTCAGGGGGTAACATTGACGTAATCCAGGGCCAGAGGCAACCAAAACGTGTTGTCTTGTCGCCTCAACAAGGCAGTCAGTGGCAAGGTATGTGCCATTATTGTGGTAGTTCCCATCCTTATGGCCAGTGTCCTGCTTATGGAAAGACGTGCACGAATTGCAACAAGAAACATCATTTTGCTAGAGTGTGTATGTCTCATAACTCTGTGGTCCCTAGAAAGTCACTGAACACTCTCCAAACAGATTATATAAAGGCCGGATGCCCCATGTGA